From one Trifolium pratense cultivar HEN17-A07 linkage group LG1, ARS_RC_1.1, whole genome shotgun sequence genomic stretch:
- the LOC123886934 gene encoding DNA-directed RNA polymerase II subunit RPB2, which produces MMMDLEDENEYDQQMDEEDDDEEITQEDAWAVISAYFEDKGLVRQQLDSFDEFIQNTMQEIVDESADIEIRPESQHNPGHQSDFAETIYKISFGQIYLSKPMMTESDGETATLFPKAARLRNLTYSAPLYVDVSKRVIKKGHDGEEVTETQDFTKVFIGKVPIMLRSSYCTLFQNSEKDLTELGECPYDQGGYFIINGSEKVLIAQEKMSTNHVYVFKKRQPNKYAYVGEVRSMAESQNRPPSTMFVRMLSRASAKGGSSGQYIRATLPYIRTEIPIIIVFRALGFVADKDILEHICYDFADTQMMELLRPSLEEAFVIQNQQVALDYIGKRGATVGVTKEKRIKYAKDILQKEMLPHVGVGEYCETKKAYYFGYIIHRLLLCALGRRAEDDRDHYGNKRLDLAGPLLGGLFRMLFRKLTRDVRGYVQKCVDNGKDVNLQFAIKAKTITSGLKYSLATGNWGQANAAGTRAGVSQVLNRLTYASTLSHLRRLNSPIGREGKLAKPRQLHNSQWGMMCPAETPEGQACGLVKNLALMVYITVGSAAYPILEFLEEWGTENFEEISPAVIPQATKIFVNGCWMGIHRDPDMLVRTLRKLRRRVDVNTEVGVVRDIRLKELRIYTDYGRCSRPLFIVDKQRLLIKKKDIHSLQQRESPEDGGWHDLVSKGFIEYIDTEEEETTMISMTINDLVQARLNPEEAYSDTYTHCEIHPSLILGVCASIIPFPDHNQSPRNTYQSAMGKQAMGIYVTNYQFRMDTLAYVLYYPQKPLVTTRAMEHLHFRQLPAGINAIVAISCYSGYNQEDSVIMNQSSIDRGFFRSLFFRSYRDEEKKMGTLVKEDFGRPDRANTMGMRHGSYDKLDDDGLAPPGTRVSGEDVIIGKTTPLSQEEAQGQAARYSKRDHSISLRHSETGIVDQVLLTTNADGLRFVKVRVRSVRIPQIGDKFSSRHGQKGTVGMTYTQEDMPWTVEGITPDIIVNPHAIPSRMTIGQLIECIMGKVAAHMGKEGDATPFTDVTVDNISKALHKCGYQMRGFETMYNGHTGRRLSAMIFLGPTYYQRLKHMVDDKIHSRGRGPVQILTRQPAEGRSRDGGLRFGEMERDCMIAHGAAHFLKERLFDQSDAYRVHVCERCGLIAIANLKKNSFECRGCKNKTDIVQVFIPYACKLLFQELMAMAIAPRMLTKEVKAIKKKGA; this is translated from the exons ATGATGATGGATTTGGAAGATGAAAATGAATACGATCAACAAatggatgaagaagatgatgatgaagaaattACTCAAGAAGATGCTTGGGCAGTTATTTCAGCTTATTTTGAAGATAAAGGTTTAGTTCGTCAGCAATTGGATTCATTCGATGAGTTCATTCAGAACACTATGCAagaaattgttgatgaatccGCTGATATTGAAATTCGACCTGAATCTCAGCATAATCCTGGTCACCAATCTGATTTTGCTGAG ACGATTTACAAGATAAGTTTTGGTCAGATTTACTTGAGTAAGCCGATGATGACGGAATCGGATGGAGAAACTGCTACTTTGTTTCCTAAGGCAGCTAGGTTAAGGAATTTAACTTACTCAGCTCCGTTGTATGTTGATGTTTCTAAGAGGGTTATTAAGAAAGGACATGATGGTGAAGAGGTTACCGAGACTCaagattttactaaagtttTCATCGGCAAG gTTCCTATAATGCTGCGGTCTAGTTATTGCACATTATTTCAGAATTCAGAGAAGGATTTGACTGAGCTTGGAGAGTGCCCGTATGATCAAGGAGGATATTTCATAATTAATGGCAGTGAGAAGGTTCTCATTGCTCAGGAGAAGATGAGCACCAATCATGTCTATGTCTTCAAGAAGAGGCAGCCTAACAAGTATGCTTATGTGGGTGAAGTTCGGTCGATGGCGGAGTCCCAAAACCGACCACCTAGCACTATGTTTGTGCGCATGCTCTCTCGGGCTAGTGCTAAAGGG GGTTCTTCGGGACAGTATATACGAGCTACACTCCCATACATTCGAACCGAAATTCCTATCATTATTGTGTTTCGGGCATTGGGATTTGTTGCTGACAAGGATATTCTTGAGCATATATGCTATGACTTTGCGGATACTCAAATGATGGAGTTGCTTCGTCCTTCCCTGGAAGAAGCATTTGTGATACAAAATCAACAG GTGGCACTTGACTATATTGGAAAAAGAGGAGCAACTGTTGGTGTGACCAAGGAAAAGAGAATTAA GTATGCAAAGGACATCCTTCAAAAGGAGATGCTTCCACATGTTGGTGTTGGAGAGTATTGCGAGACAAAAAAAGCGTACTATTTTGG ATATATCATTCACCGGCTACTTCTGTGTGCACTTGGGCGGAGGGCTGAAGATGATAGGGATCATTACGGAAACAAGAGGCTGGACCTGGCGGGTCCTTTACTTGGTGGTCTCTTTAGAATG CTATTCAGAAAGTTAACTAGAGATGTCAGGGGTTATGTACAGAAG TGTGTTGATAATGGGAAGGATGTTAACCTGCAATTTGCTATCAAAGCAAAAACCATCACAAGTGGACTTAAATACTCACTTGCTACTGGTAATTGGGGGCAAGCAAATGCTGCGGGTACTAGAGCTGGAGTGTCGCAG GTGCTGAATCGTTTAACTTACGCGTCCACATTATCACACTTGCGAAGATTGAATTCTCCCATAGGACGTGAAG GGAAGTTGGCTAAACCAAGGCAGCTTCATAATTCACAATGGGGAATGATGTGTCCGGCAGAAACACCAGAAGGACAA GCCTGTGGACTGGTGAAAAATCTGGCCTTGATGGTTTACATAACAGTTGGTTCAGCAGCATATCCTATTCTGGAGTTTTTAGAAGAATGGGGCACAGAAAATTTTGAG GAAATTTCTCCTGCGGTGATTCCCCAAGCTACAAAAATTTTCGTAAATGGTTGCTGGATGGGTATTCATCGTGATCCGGATATGTTGGTTAGAACATTGAGAAAGCTGAGACGTCGG GTTGATGTTAATACTGAAGTTGGGGTTGTTAGAGATATCCGTCTTAAAGAACTCCGCATATATACAGATTATGGTCGCTGCAGTCGTCCTTTATTCATTGTGGATAAACAAAGGCTTCTCATAAAGAAAAAGGACATTCATTCCTTGCAACAAAGG GAGTCCCCTGAAGATGGTGGATGGCATGATCTTGTTTCCAAGGGCTTTATAGAATATATCGACACAGAAGAGGAAGAGACTACTATGATTTCCATGACCATTAAT GATCTTGTTCAAGCAAGGCTCAATCCAGAAGAAGCATATTCTGATACTTACACTCACTGTGAAATCCATCCATCACTGATTTTGGGTGTATGTGCTTCCATCATACCATTTCCTGACCACAACCAG TCCCCTCGTAACACATATCAGTCTGCAATGGGAAAACAAGCAATGGGAATATATGTTACCAACTACCAGTTTCGAATG GATACCTTGGCTTATGTATTATACTACCCTCAAAAGCCATTGGTCACTACAAGAGCTATGGAGCATCTTCATTTCCGTCAACTACCTGCTGGAATT AATGCCATTGTGGCCATTTCATGTTATTCTGGTTATAATCAAGAAGATTCTGTCATCATGAACCAATCATCAATAGATCGTGGCTTCTTCCGGTCTCTGTTTTTCCGTTCATATAG AGATGAAGAGAAGAAAATGGGAACCCTTGTCAAAGAAGATTTTGGTCGGCCGGATAGAGCTAACACCATG GGTATGAGGCATGGTTCTTACGAtaagttggatgatgatggtcTTGCTCCACCT GGCACCAGAGTGTCTGGTGAGGATGTTATTATTGGAAAGACCACTCCTTTATCTCAGGAGGAAGCTCAAGGACAAGCTGCTCGTTACTCAAAACGTGATCACAGCATAAGCTTACGCCATAGTGAAACTGGAATTGTTGATCAA GTTCTGTTGACAACAAATGCTGATGGATTGAGATTCGTGAAAGTAAGGGTGAGATCTGTTCGAATACCACAGATTGGTGACAAATTCAGTAGTAGACATGGTCAGAAGGGGACAGTTGGTATGACATATACACAAGAAGACATGCCCTGGACTGTGGAAGGCATCACTCCAGATATTATTGTCAATCCACATGCTATACCTTCCCGAATGACAATTGGTCAGCTTATTGAGTGTATCATGGGGAAGGTAGCAGCCCACATGGGAAAAGAAGGAGATGCAACTCCCTTTACAGATGTTACT GTGGACAATATCAGCAAAGCGCTACACAAATGTGGGTACCAAATGCGTGGTTTTGAGACAATGTACAATGGTCATACAGGGAGACGTCTCAGTGCCATGATTTTCCTTGGCCCTACCTATTACCAAAGGTTGAAGCATATGGTTGATGACAAGATCCATTCTCGTGGACGAGGTCCTGTGCAGATTCTTACAAGGCAACCTGCTGAGGGGCGGTCACGTGATGGAGGTCTTCGATTTGGAGAGATGGAACGTGATTGCATGATTGCCCATGGAGCCGCTCACTTCCTTAAGGAAAGGTTGTTTGATCAAAGTGATGCATATAGGGTCCATGTGTGTGAACGCTGTGGGTTAATTGCTATAGCAAATCTAAAAAAGAACTCTTTTGAGTGTAGGGGCTGCAAAAACAAAACTGACATTGTTCAG GTTTTCATTCCTTATGCTTGTAAACTGCTCTTCCAAGAGCTAATGGCTATGGCCATAGCTCCAAGAATGCTCACGAAAGAGGTCAAAGCTATAAAGAAGAAAGGTGCCTGA